A part of Rhodamnia argentea isolate NSW1041297 chromosome 8, ASM2092103v1, whole genome shotgun sequence genomic DNA contains:
- the LOC115738279 gene encoding UDP-glycosyltransferase 76B1-like yields MEDQRVTPAKPRSGSEIILFPLPLQGHITPMLQLGNILYSRGFSITIVHTHFNSPKSSNYPHFDFRPIPNGFLEGQASTVDFIALVTLMNVTCVGPFRDCLAKLLSDASEDRISCCLITDPVWHFTQAVADELRVPRMVLRTSSISSFLAFCALPLMREKGYLPLQDSRLEDAVPELPPLKVKDLHVINTKDPEDVLRLIVAMAETIQASSGLIFNSFEELEPAKLAECRRRFSVPIFTVGPFHKQSVEPSSSLLPQDRSSIPWLDKQEKPKSVLYVSFGSLSIVSEAQFLEIAWGLANSGRHFLWVVRPGSVRGSEWLEALPSGFLEGLDGRGHIVRWAPQHEVLAHPTVGGFWTHNGWNSTLEAVCEGVPMMCMPFFGDQRVNARYVRDEWRVGLHLEYKVERREIEDAIRRLMGGEERKEMRERMKALKRKVDECLKEGGSSYRSLQELTEYLASF; encoded by the exons atgGAGGATCAGAGAGTTACTCCGGCGAAGCCAAGATCGGGCAGCGAAATCATCCTCTTCCCACTTCCCTTGCAAGGCCACATAACTCCAATGCTTCAGCTCGGCAACATCCTCTACTCTCGAGGCTTCTCCATCACCATAGTCCACACCCACTTCAACTCTCCTAAATCCTCCAACTACCCTCACTTTGACTTCCGACCGATCCCGAACGGCTTCCTAGAGGGCCAGGCCTCGACCGTGGACTTCATAGCTCTCGTGACGCTGATGAATGTTACTTGCGTGGGGCCGTTCCGAGACTGCTTGGCCAAGCTGTTGTCCGATGCTTCGGAGGATCGGATTTCGTGCTGCCTGATAACTGACCCGGTGTGGCACTTCACTCAGGCAGTCGCCGACGAGCTTCGCGTCCCAAGGATGGTGCTGCGGACTAGCAGCATCTCGTCTTTTCTCGCCTTCTGCGCATTGCCGCTCATGCGAGAAAAGGGTTACCTCCCGCTCCAAG ATTCCCGATTAGAGGACGCAGTGCCCGAACTCCCTCCGCTCAAAGTGAAGGACCTTCACGTCATCAACACAAAGGACCCCGAGGATGTCCTCAGGCTCATCGTCGCCATGGCCGAAACCATCCAGGCCTCTTCAGGCCTCATCTTCAACTCCTTCGAAGAGCTCGAACCGGCAAAACTGGCCGAGTGTCGCCGACGCTTCTCCGTCCCGATCTTCACGGTCGGCCCATTCCACAAGCAGTCCGTAGAGCCATCAAGCAGCCTGTTGCCTCAAGATAGGAGCTCCATTCCGTGGCTTGATAAGCAAGAAAAGCCCAAATCGGTCCTCTACGTGAGCTTCGGGAGCCTCTCGATTGTCAGCGAGGCCCAATTCCTGGAAATAGCCTGGGGGCTCGCGAACAGCGGCCGGCACTTCCTCTGGGTGGTCCGGCCCGGATCGGTCCGTGGCTCGGAATGGCTCGAGGCCCTGCCGAGCGGGTTCCTAGAGGGCCTGGACGGGAGGGGCCACATCGTGAGGTGGGCCCCGCAGCACGAGGTCCTGGCCCACCCCACGGTCGGCGGGTTCTGGACACACAACGGGTGGAACTCGACGCTGGAGGCCGTGTGCGAGGGCGTGCCGATGATGTGCATGCCGTTCTTCGGCGACCAGAGAGTGAACGCCAGGTACGTACGCGACGAGTGGAGAGTCGGGTTGCATTTGGAATACAAGGTGGAGAGGAGGGAGATCGAGGATGCGATTCGGAGATTGATGGGGGGCGAAGAGCGGAAGGAGATGAGGGAGAGGATGAAGGCTCTGAAGAGGAAGGTGGACGAGTGCCTCAAGGAAGGTGGTTCTTCATACCGGTCTCTTCAGGAATTGACCGAGTACTTGGCCTCATTCTAG